One Campylobacteraceae bacterium DNA window includes the following coding sequences:
- a CDS encoding HlyD family type I secretion periplasmic adaptor subunit: MHKEDVDFVHALQAQVNAEPSNFTNRFFYLIIGFFFIAIIWAYFSDIDELARGEGKVIPSEKIQTIQSLDGGIIAAILVKEGSFVKKGQALIKIDTTRYKASLDENKKAYWGLLVSKVRLNSAHSMNMKYKIPVLRFSRELKQNVPDLIESERVLYRAEVKEHKIALEILENQLGQKIQELFELKAKKKQLLTTKILVREEFKTIKRLVDSRAKSKIELITVKKELNIISGDIAAINASIPKANLTIEEAKNRIIEKINNYKSENLKQLHDENIKIKKYESILIEEEDKLDKTVVKSPVNGVIKLINVNTVGGVVRSGDNLIEIVPESDVLLIEAKIDPKDIAFINPEQKTVIKITAYDFSIYGGLEGQIVEISADSIIDKEDKNQKPYYRILVKTNKNYLERKGKKHPIIPGMIASVDIITGQKSILDFLLKPILKTKQNAFHER; this comes from the coding sequence ATGCATAAAGAAGATGTTGATTTTGTGCATGCTTTGCAAGCACAAGTAAATGCGGAGCCTAGTAATTTTACAAATAGGTTTTTTTATTTAATAATAGGATTTTTCTTTATTGCAATTATCTGGGCTTATTTCTCAGATATAGATGAATTAGCAAGAGGTGAGGGGAAAGTAATTCCTTCTGAAAAAATACAAACCATACAAAGTTTAGATGGTGGAATTATTGCAGCTATTTTGGTTAAAGAAGGTAGTTTTGTTAAAAAAGGTCAAGCTTTGATCAAAATTGATACTACAAGATATAAAGCTTCTTTAGATGAAAACAAAAAAGCGTATTGGGGTTTGCTGGTTTCTAAAGTACGACTTAACAGTGCACATTCTATGAATATGAAGTATAAAATTCCTGTATTGAGATTTTCACGAGAATTAAAGCAGAATGTACCTGACCTGATTGAAAGTGAAAGAGTTCTGTACAGAGCAGAAGTAAAAGAACATAAAATTGCCTTAGAAATTCTAGAAAACCAATTGGGACAAAAAATACAAGAATTATTTGAATTAAAAGCAAAAAAGAAACAATTGTTAACTACCAAAATCTTAGTAAGAGAAGAATTTAAAACAATCAAGAGATTGGTTGATTCTAGGGCCAAATCTAAGATTGAACTTATTACTGTAAAAAAAGAATTAAATATAATTTCTGGAGATATAGCTGCAATTAATGCAAGTATTCCAAAAGCAAATTTAACCATAGAAGAAGCAAAAAATAGAATTATTGAAAAAATAAATAATTACAAAAGTGAAAACTTAAAACAGCTTCATGATGAAAACATAAAAATAAAAAAATACGAATCCATTTTGATAGAAGAAGAAGATAAACTGGATAAAACGGTTGTGAAATCGCCTGTAAATGGTGTTATTAAATTAATTAATGTGAATACAGTAGGTGGAGTTGTAAGATCTGGTGATAATTTAATAGAAATTGTACCTGAAAGTGATGTTTTGTTAATTGAAGCTAAAATTGACCCTAAGGATATTGCTTTTATTAATCCTGAACAAAAAACGGTTATTAAAATTACTGCTTATGATTTTTCAATTTATGGTGGATTAGAAGGCCAAATTGTTGAAATATCAGCGGATAGTATTATTGATAAAGAAGATAAAAACCAGAAACCATATTACCGTATTTTGGTAAAAACCAATAAAAATTATCTGGAAAGAAAAGGAAAAAAACATCCAATTATACCTGGAATGATTGCTTCAGTTGATATTATTACGGGACAAAAATCCATTCTAGATTTTTTATTAAAACCTATTTTAAAAACAAAACAAAATGCATTTCATGAAAGATAA
- a CDS encoding type I secretion system permease/ATPase — protein MTSTRKIDSLLECLLFLSKYYNRPSSAESLTSGLAIYNQFMSPKMFEESALRIGLKIKTVKRELKELSSLALPSVLILEGNSACVLLAINEEDNTYKVMIPEISTGEMTITSAQMHGIYADFTLIIKPEYNFNNRIKQDVKIDQPKSWFWGTMVKSKPLYIKVIIAALIINMFILATPMFTMNVYDRVLPNNALSTLWVLAIGILLVMTFDFILKLMRAHFIQLAGKKSDIIMSSMIFDQLLNIRLDQKPASTGQFVSRLQSFESVREFFSSATVAAIVDLPFIVLFIIIIFIIGGPVGYISIFTVIIAFTFSYFMQKPIKKAVEASAKEDQIKQSTLNETVAGLEIIKSVRAQSRMRTHWDNSIEKTTHYGKKSHFLSQIVTFFTAFISQFSNIAIVVAGVYLASIGEMTMGAIIASMMLNGRVIAPVSQIVGMIIRFDKTILSLNNIDEIMKMPVEREHDKNYLSRPDLNGDIVFKDVDFSYKDQNFLVLKNINLTIKQGEKVGIIGKIGCGKSTLWKLIMNLYEPKSGSVLVDNSDIRQIDPVDLRRAIGCVPQEPFLFMGSIKDNITIGEEHASDTEILEASKIAGVHDFIGKHDVGYDLLVGERGEGLSGGERQSVTLARAIITNPNILILDEPTNSLDGQSEELFKRRIKDIVADKTMILITHKPSVLSLVDRLIVMDDGKIIADGPKEEVLESLAGKSKRVNHA, from the coding sequence ACTCTCTTCTTTAGCACTGCCTAGTGTATTAATTTTAGAAGGGAATTCTGCTTGTGTGCTTTTAGCTATTAATGAAGAAGATAATACATATAAAGTAATGATTCCTGAAATATCAACAGGAGAAATGACTATTACTTCTGCTCAAATGCACGGTATTTATGCAGATTTTACGCTTATTATCAAACCAGAATATAATTTTAATAATAGAATTAAACAAGATGTTAAAATTGATCAACCTAAATCTTGGTTTTGGGGAACTATGGTTAAGAGTAAACCCTTGTATATTAAAGTAATTATTGCTGCTTTAATTATAAATATGTTTATTCTAGCAACCCCTATGTTTACTATGAATGTATACGATAGAGTCCTGCCTAATAATGCTCTTTCAACCTTGTGGGTACTTGCTATTGGTATTTTACTGGTAATGACATTTGATTTTATTCTAAAATTAATGCGTGCTCATTTTATACAACTTGCAGGTAAAAAAAGTGATATTATAATGTCTTCTATGATTTTTGATCAGTTACTTAATATAAGGCTTGATCAAAAGCCTGCTTCAACAGGACAGTTTGTTTCAAGACTTCAGTCTTTTGAAAGTGTAAGAGAATTTTTCTCTTCAGCTACCGTTGCTGCTATTGTAGATTTACCTTTTATTGTTTTGTTTATTATTATAATTTTTATTATTGGAGGACCGGTAGGTTATATTTCAATTTTTACAGTTATTATAGCTTTTACTTTTTCTTATTTTATGCAAAAACCTATAAAAAAAGCAGTTGAAGCATCTGCAAAAGAAGATCAAATAAAACAAAGTACGTTAAATGAAACAGTTGCTGGTTTAGAAATAATAAAATCAGTACGAGCACAAAGCAGAATGAGAACTCATTGGGATAACTCCATTGAAAAAACAACTCATTATGGAAAAAAATCTCATTTTTTATCCCAAATAGTAACCTTTTTTACTGCATTTATTTCTCAGTTTTCTAATATCGCTATTGTAGTTGCGGGAGTATATTTAGCAAGTATTGGTGAGATGACTATGGGAGCTATTATTGCATCTATGATGCTAAATGGAAGGGTAATAGCACCTGTTTCCCAAATAGTTGGTATGATTATTCGTTTTGATAAAACAATATTATCTTTAAATAATATTGATGAAATTATGAAGATGCCAGTTGAGAGAGAGCATGATAAGAATTATTTATCCAGACCTGATTTAAATGGGGACATTGTTTTTAAAGATGTTGATTTTTCTTATAAAGATCAAAATTTCCTGGTTTTAAAAAATATTAATTTGACCATAAAACAAGGTGAAAAAGTAGGAATTATTGGAAAAATTGGATGTGGGAAATCTACACTTTGGAAATTAATCATGAATTTATATGAGCCTAAAAGTGGGTCTGTTTTAGTGGATAATTCTGATATTAGGCAAATCGATCCTGTTGATCTACGACGGGCTATTGGTTGTGTACCTCAAGAGCCATTTTTATTTATGGGCAGCATTAAAGATAATATTACTATTGGAGAAGAGCATGCCAGTGATACGGAAATTTTAGAAGCTTCTAAAATTGCTGGAGTACATGATTTTATTGGAAAACATGATGTGGGATATGATTTATTAGTAGGGGAGAGAGGTGAAGGATTAAGTGGAGGGGAGCGCCAAAGTGTTACTTTAGCAAGAGCCATTATTACTAACCCCAATATTTTAATTCTGGATGAACCTACTAACTCGCTTGATGGGCAAAGTGAAGAATTATTTAAGCGCCGTATCAAAGATATTGTTGCTGATAAAACAATGATTTTAATTACACATAAACCATCTGTTTTATCACTGGTTGATAGATTAATAGTAATGGATGATGGAAAAATAATTGCTGATGGGCCTAAAGAAGAAGTTCTTGAGAGTTTAGCAGGTAAAAGTAAAAGGGTAAATCATGCATAA